The following proteins are co-located in the Solanum pennellii chromosome 1, SPENNV200 genome:
- the LOC107029197 gene encoding mitogen-activated protein kinase kinase kinase 18-like isoform X2, producing the protein MAEYSKCSCLKPTKWLKGKVIGSGSFGSVHLAMDKATGGFFVLKSTESEAGFKCLENEIEILEDLDSPHIVKFIGGSLADVAEKFGGSLDEEVICLYTKGILKGLKYLHDNGIVHCDVKCKNILLGSSGEIKLADLGCAKRIKDYHHKVKKCNTKSLSKSTGGTPLWMAPEILRNEELDFAADIWSLGCTIIEMATGKTPWGGDICTNPLAAVMKIACTNEMPQFPSNFSDVGLDFLAKCLERDSKKRWKVEQLLHHPFVSKGNSVKNNNFKVASTPASVLDGGIFSEMDFSDDQSSSDDEDEYTSGNALRDRGFWNSTRGGKMDLELSESWINVRNYL; encoded by the exons ATGGCTGAATATTCAAAATGTTCATGCCTTAAGCCTACTAAGTGGTTGAAAGGAAAAGTGATTGGATCAGGATCATTTGGGAGTGTTCATTTGGCAATGGACAAGGCGACCGGAGGATTTTTCGTGTTGAAATCTACAGAGTCAGAGGCAGGATTTAAGTGTCTTGAGAATGAAATTGAAATTCTTGAGGATTTGGATTCACCACATATTGTTAAATTCATAG GAGGAAGTTTAGCTGATGTAGCAGAGAAATTTGGAGGTTCATTAGATGAAGAAGTTATTTGTTTATACACAAAAGGGATATTAAAAGGTTTGAAATATCTTCATGACAATGGAATAGTGCATTGTGATGTTAAGTGTAAGAATATATTGTTAGGTAGTAGTGGAGAAATCAAGTTAGCAGATTTGGGATGTGCAAAAAGAATCAAAGACTATCATCATAAGGTAAAAAAATGTAACACAAAGTCTCTATCAAAGTCTACTGGTGGCACACCTTTATGGATGGCACCAGAGATTTTGAGGAATGAAGAGTTAGATTTTGCTGCTGATATATGGTCATTAGGTTGCACAATCATCGAAATGGCGACGGGGAAAACACCATGGGGAGGTGATATATGTACAAATCCCCTGGCTGCAGTGATGAAAATTGCTTGTACTAATGAAATGCCACAATTTCCATCAAATTTTTCTGATGTTGGTTTGGATTTCTTGGCTAAATGTTTGGAAAGGGATAGTAAAAAGAGGTGGAAAGTTGAACAATTGCTTCATCATCCATTTGTTTCAAAGGGTAATTCAGttaaaaacaacaattttaaaGTTGCTAGTACACCTGCTAGTGTTTTAGACGGTGGAATTTTCTCCGAGATGGATTTCTCAGATGATCAATCATCAagtgatgatgaagatgaataTACGAGTGGAAATGCATTGCGCGATCGCGGGTTTTGGAACTCAACAAGAGGAGGGAAAATGGACTTGGAATTATCAGAAAGTTGGATCAATGTGAGGAATTACTTGTAA
- the LOC107029197 gene encoding mitogen-activated protein kinase kinase kinase 18-like isoform X1 — protein MAEYSKCSCLKPTKWLKGKVIGSGSFGSVHLAMDKATGGFFVLKSTESEAGFKCLENEIEILEDLDSPHIVKFIGKDLSFEANGKRKLSLFLEFMTGGSLADVAEKFGGSLDEEVICLYTKGILKGLKYLHDNGIVHCDVKCKNILLGSSGEIKLADLGCAKRIKDYHHKVKKCNTKSLSKSTGGTPLWMAPEILRNEELDFAADIWSLGCTIIEMATGKTPWGGDICTNPLAAVMKIACTNEMPQFPSNFSDVGLDFLAKCLERDSKKRWKVEQLLHHPFVSKGNSVKNNNFKVASTPASVLDGGIFSEMDFSDDQSSSDDEDEYTSGNALRDRGFWNSTRGGKMDLELSESWINVRNYL, from the coding sequence ATGGCTGAATATTCAAAATGTTCATGCCTTAAGCCTACTAAGTGGTTGAAAGGAAAAGTGATTGGATCAGGATCATTTGGGAGTGTTCATTTGGCAATGGACAAGGCGACCGGAGGATTTTTCGTGTTGAAATCTACAGAGTCAGAGGCAGGATTTAAGTGTCTTGAGAATGAAATTGAAATTCTTGAGGATTTGGATTCACCACATATTGTTAAATTCATAGGTAAAGATTTGTCTTTTGAAGCAAATGGTAAGAGAAAGTTGAgtctttttcttgaatttatgaCAGGAGGAAGTTTAGCTGATGTAGCAGAGAAATTTGGAGGTTCATTAGATGAAGAAGTTATTTGTTTATACACAAAAGGGATATTAAAAGGTTTGAAATATCTTCATGACAATGGAATAGTGCATTGTGATGTTAAGTGTAAGAATATATTGTTAGGTAGTAGTGGAGAAATCAAGTTAGCAGATTTGGGATGTGCAAAAAGAATCAAAGACTATCATCATAAGGTAAAAAAATGTAACACAAAGTCTCTATCAAAGTCTACTGGTGGCACACCTTTATGGATGGCACCAGAGATTTTGAGGAATGAAGAGTTAGATTTTGCTGCTGATATATGGTCATTAGGTTGCACAATCATCGAAATGGCGACGGGGAAAACACCATGGGGAGGTGATATATGTACAAATCCCCTGGCTGCAGTGATGAAAATTGCTTGTACTAATGAAATGCCACAATTTCCATCAAATTTTTCTGATGTTGGTTTGGATTTCTTGGCTAAATGTTTGGAAAGGGATAGTAAAAAGAGGTGGAAAGTTGAACAATTGCTTCATCATCCATTTGTTTCAAAGGGTAATTCAGttaaaaacaacaattttaaaGTTGCTAGTACACCTGCTAGTGTTTTAGACGGTGGAATTTTCTCCGAGATGGATTTCTCAGATGATCAATCATCAagtgatgatgaagatgaataTACGAGTGGAAATGCATTGCGCGATCGCGGGTTTTGGAACTCAACAAGAGGAGGGAAAATGGACTTGGAATTATCAGAAAGTTGGATCAATGTGAGGAATTACTTGTAA